The following proteins are encoded in a genomic region of Opitutus sp.:
- a CDS encoding DUF935 family protein, whose protein sequence is MSIPRQLKVAAKWRAHFNPLRSLTFQRAVSLLEEGERGAYAELQWTYRFIEKREATLRALKHLRLSALGKLDWDIKTVDDSPAAKAQAAKLRAAYDRIDNLREAIRFLGLASFRGYAHLEKRYEGDNPAAALVRLEPVEQWFIARDTVYGPWVYNEKASSGTVSGTPIDSSHFLIREIEDPINELGLICFLRKNLSQKDWDAFIEVYGIDPLFVEMPAQVPPEKEAEYQSLAEAVVGDMRGALPNGAKIQTVTSGARGVNPFQQHLDYQDAQLVLAGTSGKLTMLNGPTGLGGGQSERCMPTRSPSSPRPKPVRSAKSFSASSTVRSSALPPGCARSLILNSPPRTRPTWANCLITPSKPRRRVSA, encoded by the coding sequence ATGAGTATTCCCCGCCAACTCAAGGTCGCTGCCAAGTGGCGTGCCCATTTTAACCCGCTTCGTTCGCTCACATTCCAGCGCGCCGTGTCGCTGCTCGAAGAGGGCGAGCGCGGGGCCTACGCCGAACTCCAGTGGACTTACCGCTTCATCGAAAAGCGCGAGGCGACCCTGCGTGCGCTCAAACACCTGCGCCTCTCTGCCCTCGGCAAACTCGACTGGGACATTAAGACTGTGGACGATTCGCCTGCCGCCAAGGCGCAGGCCGCCAAACTCCGCGCCGCTTACGACCGCATCGACAATCTGCGTGAGGCCATTCGCTTCCTCGGCCTCGCCTCGTTTCGTGGTTACGCTCACCTAGAAAAGCGCTACGAAGGCGATAACCCCGCTGCTGCCCTGGTGCGGCTGGAGCCCGTCGAACAGTGGTTCATCGCCCGCGACACCGTCTACGGCCCGTGGGTGTACAACGAAAAAGCATCGAGCGGCACCGTGAGCGGCACGCCCATTGACAGCTCGCACTTCCTCATCCGCGAGATCGAAGACCCCATCAACGAACTCGGCCTGATCTGTTTTTTGCGCAAAAATCTTTCGCAGAAAGACTGGGACGCCTTCATCGAAGTGTACGGCATCGACCCGCTTTTCGTGGAAATGCCCGCGCAGGTGCCGCCTGAAAAGGAGGCCGAGTATCAATCTCTCGCCGAGGCCGTCGTGGGTGACATGCGCGGTGCCCTGCCCAATGGGGCCAAGATCCAGACCGTCACCAGCGGGGCGCGCGGGGTGAACCCGTTTCAGCAGCACCTCGATTACCAGGATGCCCAGCTCGTGCTCGCTGGCACCAGCGGCAAGCTCACCATGCTCAACGGCCCCACTGGTCTCGGTGGCGGCCAGAGCGAGAGGTGCATGCCGACACGTTCGCCGAGCTCGCCCAGGCCGAAGCCGGTGAGATCAGCGAAATCTTTCAGCGCCAGCTCGACCGTTCGATCCTCGGCCTTGCCTCCGGGGTGCGCCCGCTCGCTTATTTTGAACTCGCCGCCAAGGACCAGACCGACGTGGGCCAACTGCTTGATCACGCCGTCAAAGCCACGCAGGCGGGTTTCCGCCTAG
- a CDS encoding phage BR0599 family protein, whose translation MIPLTYNSQSLYLLDDLPDWGTPIKATASLLTAQESGLTDREARRAHGETLRLRLRYQIKVSGTDARQLAAGLRAHQNEPVCAPLWPAACAWSARASADITGGLKAVFPAAGGTPRIYQTGDTEPSSPTPSANDTLVPLVVGYLESRDLRWITDGFCSFDVALVENSPAIWAITPAAYTAPAGPLPSGYGTAPRLFPFLTHWDGPRTGYTLRIARDEIGFGRQTSDVARAAAVARTVEQTAWASTADGWSASKLLAFFAAHGAGASFWASGQQSAAVLASNLAASATTATVTDTTGLVIGDRLGLVQKGQLTGWVGPLTTIASPTISFLSSGNAASPAATTSLVPLLLARFDSPKLELEWITDRLATASFRVRELPPELALPAGETLGTTLGNLTPRAWIYLFERNYEAGGTIPYFFTSYERDLYVDDADPVLGGATIAFTRITHGDIKTGLALDRDELSIDCDGLDVAPLLDVALLRMDVPLTLRVYRAILIGGIAYNLTAAWSGEVVSASIKGKRISAKATALGSAFDRKAPRFYLQPGCNHGLFSMGCGLSKSTFVHTAILTAVGTAGFPYTFTIGSLARSGGAVLTAADIFAGGWADINPGMGNLRAILASTAVVGGSCVLTLSGDPSPFPSNGTAILIYPGCDGRRETCAGTFNNYANFGGHPFVPTGNPSLFKLSSDAGSGGKK comes from the coding sequence ATGATCCCGCTCACCTACAATTCCCAGAGCCTCTACCTGCTCGACGACCTGCCCGACTGGGGCACGCCGATCAAGGCGACGGCCTCGCTCCTCACCGCTCAGGAGTCGGGCCTGACCGACCGCGAAGCCCGCCGCGCTCACGGTGAAACCCTCCGCCTGCGCCTGCGTTATCAGATCAAGGTGAGCGGCACCGATGCTCGCCAACTGGCAGCCGGACTCCGAGCGCACCAAAATGAGCCGGTATGCGCCCCGCTCTGGCCTGCCGCTTGCGCATGGTCCGCCCGTGCTTCGGCTGACATCACCGGCGGACTCAAGGCCGTGTTCCCGGCTGCCGGTGGAACGCCGCGCATTTACCAAACGGGCGACACCGAGCCCTCCAGCCCCACGCCCTCGGCCAACGACACCCTTGTCCCGCTCGTCGTCGGCTATTTGGAAAGCCGCGACCTACGCTGGATCACCGACGGCTTTTGCTCCTTCGACGTGGCCCTCGTCGAAAATTCACCTGCGATCTGGGCGATCACGCCCGCAGCCTACACCGCGCCCGCAGGCCCGTTGCCGAGTGGCTACGGCACCGCCCCCCGCCTGTTTCCATTTTTAACCCATTGGGACGGCCCGCGCACCGGCTACACCCTGCGCATCGCCCGCGACGAAATCGGCTTCGGCCGCCAGACCTCCGACGTCGCCCGCGCTGCGGCCGTTGCCCGCACGGTCGAACAAACAGCGTGGGCCTCCACTGCCGACGGTTGGAGTGCCTCCAAGCTGCTGGCCTTCTTCGCTGCCCACGGTGCGGGCGCGTCTTTTTGGGCCTCGGGCCAGCAGTCCGCCGCCGTCCTCGCCTCCAACCTTGCGGCCTCTGCCACGACCGCGACCGTCACCGACACGACTGGCCTCGTGATTGGTGACCGCTTGGGCCTCGTCCAAAAAGGCCAGCTCACCGGCTGGGTTGGTCCGCTCACGACCATTGCCAGCCCCACGATTTCCTTCCTTTCCTCGGGCAACGCTGCGAGCCCTGCCGCCACGACCTCACTCGTGCCGCTGCTGCTGGCCCGTTTCGACAGCCCGAAACTTGAGCTGGAATGGATCACCGACCGCCTCGCCACGGCCTCCTTCCGCGTGCGCGAGCTGCCCCCCGAGCTGGCACTGCCCGCCGGTGAAACCCTCGGCACGACCCTCGGCAACCTCACGCCCCGCGCATGGATTTATCTGTTCGAGCGTAACTACGAAGCCGGTGGGACAATCCCCTATTTCTTCACGTCGTATGAGCGCGATTTGTATGTCGATGACGCTGATCCGGTCTTAGGCGGCGCTACGATTGCGTTTACGCGGATCACCCACGGCGACATCAAGACCGGCCTCGCCCTCGATCGTGACGAGCTTTCAATCGACTGCGACGGCCTTGATGTCGCCCCGCTGCTCGATGTCGCGCTTCTGCGAATGGACGTGCCGCTGACTCTTAGGGTCTATCGCGCTATTTTGATAGGCGGCATCGCGTACAATCTCACGGCCGCTTGGTCGGGCGAAGTCGTTTCAGCCTCGATTAAAGGCAAACGTATTTCCGCCAAGGCGACCGCCCTCGGTTCGGCCTTCGACCGCAAAGCCCCGCGTTTTTACCTACAGCCCGGCTGCAATCACGGCCTATTTTCTATGGGTTGCGGCCTGAGTAAGTCCACTTTTGTGCACACTGCAATTTTGACCGCTGTGGGCACGGCAGGTTTTCCGTACACCTTCACCATTGGCTCTCTCGCCCGCTCGGGCGGAGCCGTGCTCACCGCTGCCGATATTTTCGCAGGTGGGTGGGCCGATATAAATCCGGGCATGGGTAATCTCCGCGCCATCCTCGCATCGACCGCTGTCGTGGGCGGCTCCTGCGTGCTCACGCTTTCCGGCGACCCTTCGCCGTTCCCGAGCAACGGCACCGCCATCCTAATCTATCCCGGCTGCGACGGCCGCCGAGAAACCTGCGCGGGCACGTTTAATAATTACGCCAATTTTGGCGGCCACCCCTTCGTGCCCACCGGCAACCCCAGCTTGTTTAAACTCTCCAGCGACGCCGGAAGTGGCGGCAAAAAGTAA
- a CDS encoding C40 family peptidase: protein MRPETLNIDALTTNAFLWRGTPFAPNSCERGPRGGVCCHLLVAELYKSAGLDLGEVPHGPPGHARSGAPSIMVPWLDASPLFQLLAPSSQLEPGDLLGFTLGSTIHHLAILLPGDQIVHAINHMGVVITPRLDATWASRHAATWRPIA, encoded by the coding sequence ATGCGCCCCGAAACCCTCAACATCGACGCACTCACCACCAATGCCTTCCTGTGGCGCGGCACGCCTTTTGCGCCCAACTCCTGCGAGCGCGGCCCGCGTGGCGGCGTGTGCTGCCACCTGCTCGTTGCCGAACTCTACAAGTCGGCTGGCCTCGATCTGGGCGAAGTCCCCCACGGCCCTCCCGGCCACGCCCGCAGCGGTGCGCCCTCGATCATGGTGCCGTGGCTCGATGCCAGCCCCCTCTTCCAGCTCCTAGCTCCAAGTTCCCAGCTCGAACCCGGCGACCTGCTCGGCTTCACCCTTGGCAGCACGATTCACCACCTCGCGATCCTTCTGCCCGGTGACCAAATCGTGCACGCGATTAACCACATGGGCGTGGTCATCACCCCGCGCCTCGACGCCACTTGGGCGAGCCGCCACGCCGCCACTTGGAGGCCCATCGCATGA